A single Candidatus Thalassolituus haligoni DNA region contains:
- a CDS encoding quinone-dependent dihydroorotate dehydrogenase — MDWYSTFRPLLFSLSAETAHELSLDLLGAAERLRILSWLVPEVKDEPVTVAGIEFPNPVGLAAGLDKNGDYIDALARLGFGFIEIGTTTPRSQPGNLQPRLFRIPERQAIINRMGFNNKGVDYLIERVKAARYRGILGINIGKNFDTPVENAVDDYLICLEKVYPYASYITVNISSPNTPGLRTLQYGDALKELLQPLKVKQTALAESFGYKPIFVKIAPDMNTDEVALVANALVDCGMDGVIATNTTLDRTGVEGCRHSNEQGGLSGAPLEEKATEVLENLTKALAGRIPVIGVGGITDGAGAIDKIKAGAQLVQIYSGFIYRGPELIREAVEAVANNR; from the coding sequence ATGGATTGGTACAGCACCTTCCGCCCATTATTGTTCAGTCTTAGTGCTGAAACCGCTCACGAACTCAGTCTGGATTTACTGGGCGCGGCCGAGAGACTACGAATATTGTCGTGGTTAGTGCCAGAAGTGAAGGATGAACCTGTTACCGTGGCGGGTATTGAATTTCCTAATCCGGTTGGTTTGGCCGCAGGCCTGGACAAAAATGGCGATTATATTGATGCCTTGGCGCGACTTGGCTTTGGTTTTATTGAGATTGGTACGACCACTCCTCGCTCGCAACCTGGAAATTTACAGCCTCGCCTGTTCCGTATACCCGAGCGTCAGGCGATCATTAACCGTATGGGATTTAACAACAAAGGCGTGGATTACCTGATTGAACGGGTCAAGGCTGCCCGTTACCGCGGGATACTGGGTATCAATATCGGCAAAAACTTTGATACGCCAGTAGAAAATGCAGTCGATGATTATCTGATCTGTCTGGAAAAAGTGTATCCGTACGCCTCTTATATTACTGTGAATATTTCCTCTCCCAATACACCTGGGCTTCGGACCTTACAGTATGGTGATGCCTTGAAAGAACTGCTGCAGCCGCTCAAAGTGAAGCAAACGGCGTTGGCAGAATCCTTTGGTTACAAGCCAATCTTTGTCAAAATTGCACCAGACATGAATACCGACGAAGTGGCACTGGTCGCAAACGCATTAGTGGATTGTGGTATGGATGGTGTGATTGCCACCAACACCACTTTGGATCGTACCGGTGTTGAAGGTTGTAGACACTCCAACGAGCAAGGTGGATTGAGTGGTGCTCCGCTGGAAGAAAAAGCCACCGAAGTGCTGGAGAATCTGACTAAAGCACTTGCTGGTCGTATTCCAGTGATTGGTGTTGGTGGTATTACCGATGGCGCAGGTGCCATTGACAAGATTAAAGCGGGTGCCCAGCTGGTGCAGATTTACAGTGGCTTTATTTATCGTGGTCCAGAGTTGATTCGTGAAGCCGTTGAGGCAGTAGCGAACAATCGTTAG
- a CDS encoding DUF2835 domain-containing protein yields the protein MPRIVLDLHLSADDYQRYYSGSVHVVQARALDGRMIRFPAGVLRHVIRHDGIHGQFAIDTDDEGKFQRIVELPGV from the coding sequence ATGCCAAGAATTGTATTAGACCTTCATCTCTCTGCTGATGATTATCAGCGATACTACTCGGGTTCTGTCCATGTGGTACAAGCACGAGCTTTGGATGGTCGAATGATACGTTTTCCTGCCGGTGTGCTGCGCCATGTGATTCGCCATGATGGTATTCACGGTCAGTTTGCTATTGATACGGATGACGAAGGCAAGTTCCAGCGCATTGTCGAGCTGCCTGGCGTATAA
- the ung gene encoding uracil-DNA glycosylase, which produces MPKAGALHPSWQQVLGDELEQPYMRQLRVFLKAEKAAGKIIYPPGPLIFNAFNHTPFDQVRVVIIGQDPYHGPGQAHGLSFSVQNGIRLPPSLVNIFKEVEADLGIPMSGSGDLTPWADQGVLLLNATLTVEQASAGSHQKKGWEQFTDAAIRILNERREGLVFVLWGSYAQKKGAMIDQNKHLVLKSVHPSPLSAHRGFFGQRQFSTINQYLSQQGQLPINWVL; this is translated from the coding sequence ATGCCTAAAGCTGGCGCCCTTCACCCATCCTGGCAGCAGGTTCTCGGCGATGAGCTGGAGCAACCTTATATGCGACAGTTACGGGTGTTTTTAAAAGCAGAAAAAGCTGCTGGAAAAATCATCTACCCGCCGGGACCGCTTATTTTTAATGCGTTTAATCACACTCCATTTGATCAAGTACGCGTGGTGATTATCGGACAGGATCCTTACCATGGCCCCGGCCAGGCCCATGGTCTGAGCTTTTCGGTACAAAACGGTATTCGTTTACCACCGTCACTGGTGAATATTTTCAAAGAGGTCGAGGCCGACCTCGGCATTCCGATGAGTGGCAGCGGTGATTTGACACCTTGGGCAGATCAGGGTGTTTTGTTGTTGAATGCCACTCTGACGGTTGAGCAAGCCAGTGCTGGCTCTCATCAGAAAAAAGGCTGGGAGCAGTTTACCGATGCAGCCATTCGAATACTGAATGAACGGCGCGAGGGACTGGTATTTGTACTTTGGGGTAGTTATGCGCAGAAGAAAGGTGCCATGATTGATCAGAATAAACATCTGGTGTTGAAATCAGTGCATCCATCACCGCTATCCGCACATCGGGGATTTTTTGGTCAGAGACAGTTTTCGACGATCAATCAGTATCTGAGTCAGCAAGGGCAGCTGCCTATTAACTGGGTCTTATAG
- the queC gene encoding 7-cyano-7-deazaguanine synthase QueC: MSEKAVVIYSGGMDSFTILHRAHRDGYELFPLTFNYGQKHSKEIRYAASVCQSLGLPHRVIDITAINQLLQSSSLTSDLDIPEGHYEADNMKSTVVPNRNMILLSLAIGYAVDIGANKVFYGAHSGDHAIYPDCRPEFVHAMNDVARIANYEPVEIVTPYLDSDKIGILKDGLAMGLDYSQTWTCYNGREKACGKCGSCVERLEAFALNAISDPLAYETGPAL, from the coding sequence ATGTCCGAGAAAGCAGTTGTCATCTATTCAGGCGGTATGGATTCCTTCACCATTCTTCACCGTGCCCACCGAGACGGTTACGAACTATTTCCTCTCACCTTTAACTATGGGCAGAAACACAGCAAGGAGATTCGTTATGCGGCTTCTGTTTGTCAGTCACTTGGCTTGCCACATCGTGTGATAGACATCACTGCCATTAATCAATTACTGCAATCCTCATCGTTGACATCTGATCTGGATATTCCGGAAGGTCATTACGAAGCTGACAACATGAAGTCTACCGTTGTGCCTAACCGCAATATGATTCTATTGTCACTGGCGATCGGGTATGCCGTTGATATCGGGGCCAACAAGGTGTTTTACGGCGCTCACAGTGGAGATCACGCCATCTATCCTGACTGTCGACCGGAGTTTGTTCACGCAATGAATGACGTCGCCAGGATTGCCAATTACGAGCCGGTAGAAATTGTGACCCCGTACCTGGATAGCGACAAAATCGGAATTTTAAAAGATGGGTTGGCAATGGGGTTGGATTATAGCCAGACCTGGACCTGCTACAACGGTAGAGAGAAGGCGTGTGGCAAGTGTGGTTCTTGCGTAGAACGCCTGGAAGCCTTTGCACTTAATGCTATTTCAGACCCGCTTGCGTACGAAACAGGCCCTGCTCTATGA
- the queE gene encoding 7-carboxy-7-deazaguanine synthase, translating to MTTVTTDKIYRVKEAFYTLQGEGTHAGRPAVFCRFSKCNLWNGKEDGRAAATCQFCDTDFVGTDGQNGGRYSKDELCSLLRDLWPNSDVSPFIVCTGGEPALQLDGTLVEAMHKQGFEIAIETNGTLPLPEGIDWICLSPKENSDVILQQCHELKLVYPQPGAMPDQFRHIEATHRYLQPMDMTAIRQSPAREHIPLFAPQDTDPVQAAVHYCLANPEWKLSVQTHKWIGID from the coding sequence ATGACAACAGTGACGACAGATAAGATATACCGGGTAAAAGAAGCGTTTTATACCCTTCAGGGGGAGGGTACCCATGCGGGTCGGCCAGCAGTTTTTTGTCGTTTCAGTAAATGTAATTTATGGAATGGCAAGGAGGATGGCAGAGCAGCCGCCACTTGCCAATTTTGCGACACGGATTTTGTCGGCACGGATGGCCAGAATGGCGGCCGCTACTCAAAAGATGAACTCTGTTCGCTGCTACGAGATCTTTGGCCCAACTCGGACGTTTCTCCTTTTATAGTATGCACAGGTGGAGAACCTGCACTGCAGCTGGATGGCACATTGGTAGAAGCAATGCACAAGCAGGGGTTCGAGATTGCGATTGAAACCAACGGCACACTCCCCCTCCCGGAAGGCATCGACTGGATATGCCTGAGCCCGAAAGAAAACTCCGATGTTATTCTGCAACAATGTCACGAACTCAAGCTGGTTTATCCCCAGCCTGGCGCCATGCCTGACCAATTCAGACACATCGAAGCAACACATCGCTACTTGCAACCCATGGATATGACGGCTATTCGGCAATCCCCGGCACGAGAACATATCCCGTTGTTTGCGCCACAAGACACCGATCCGGTACAGGCGGCCGTGCACTACTGCCTGGCAAACCCTGAGTGGAAACTGAGTGTGCAGACCCACAAATGGATCGGCATAGACTGA
- a CDS encoding zinc-binding dehydrogenase, with protein MINAKAMVFTQYGDPDVLTLRSIALAEPDKGELLLKVLAAGFNPLDTKVRSGLAPVATESGTIGCDLCGEVVAIGEGVDAFAVGDRVYGMTGGVRGTMGTVCEYVLADARLVAPAPANLTNEATACLPVVSLTAMEVLQRLRPQPKSRLLILGGLGGVGRMVLQLALHRGIKVTATAGSSERLETLRKMGVEALAHHEVANLVAAGRSFDFVVDTCGGESLGSALNAVAAWGEVATINARGAHDLSMAHAKSLTLHAVFKALPLLTGKGREALGEDLAQFTSWVEQGVIDVPEPERVMATNLAAVHRRYEQGQLQGKVALVWP; from the coding sequence ATGATAAATGCCAAAGCGATGGTTTTTACCCAATACGGCGATCCGGACGTGCTGACGTTACGCTCGATAGCGCTAGCTGAGCCTGACAAAGGGGAGTTGCTGCTCAAGGTATTGGCGGCTGGCTTCAATCCACTCGATACCAAAGTACGCTCCGGGCTGGCACCGGTGGCAACCGAGTCCGGTACCATTGGCTGTGATTTGTGTGGAGAGGTCGTTGCCATTGGAGAGGGTGTGGATGCGTTTGCTGTTGGTGACCGCGTCTACGGCATGACTGGTGGTGTACGGGGAACCATGGGCACGGTGTGTGAGTATGTGCTCGCTGATGCCCGATTGGTGGCCCCGGCGCCTGCTAACCTGACAAACGAAGCAACGGCTTGCTTGCCAGTGGTGTCTTTGACTGCGATGGAGGTGCTGCAACGCTTGCGCCCTCAGCCCAAAAGTCGGCTGCTTATTCTGGGCGGGCTTGGCGGTGTTGGCCGGATGGTGCTGCAACTGGCATTACACCGTGGCATAAAGGTAACAGCAACAGCGGGTAGCTCAGAACGTTTAGAGACATTGCGAAAGATGGGGGTCGAAGCGCTGGCTCACCATGAAGTGGCAAATCTTGTCGCCGCAGGAAGGAGTTTTGACTTTGTTGTTGATACCTGTGGTGGAGAAAGTCTGGGTTCTGCATTGAATGCCGTTGCTGCATGGGGAGAAGTGGCCACTATTAATGCTCGTGGTGCTCATGATTTGTCAATGGCCCATGCCAAATCCCTGACGTTGCATGCCGTGTTCAAGGCCCTACCGTTACTTACTGGTAAGGGGCGGGAAGCGTTGGGCGAAGACCTGGCTCAATTTACATCCTGGGTAGAACAGGGGGTTATTGATGTACCGGAGCCCGAGCGTGTAATGGCTACCAATCTGGCTGCTGTGCATCGTCGATATGAACAAGGTCAGCTACAAGGCAAGGTGGCGCTTGTTTGGCCATAG
- a CDS encoding LysR family transcriptional regulator has product MDTELLKTFMEVSRTRHFGRAAENLYLTQSAVSFRVRQLEGLLGVELFSRQRNNIQLTTAGEKLMPLAESTVRLEQKIRQEVAAEEGQSQQMAVGATPNLWDGFLQQQMAGLLDRVDGLSLTAVAHSSGNLIRQILERTLDLAFLFDAPKVDELTTLEVAHLPLYLCSSVSDVTISEALDHRYVLVDWGTAFQAQHNRQLKLTSTPALQTNTGRIALDCILSRGGAAYLPWGLIAGALDQQKLFLVQDAPVIPRTVYASFHSNGGSEHLIDTVIRQIAAAETNTHPLVHHLDDGIGTES; this is encoded by the coding sequence ATGGATACTGAACTGCTTAAAACTTTTATGGAAGTCTCCCGTACCCGTCACTTTGGTCGGGCGGCAGAAAATCTTTATTTGACCCAGTCTGCGGTCAGTTTTCGTGTGCGTCAGCTGGAAGGGTTGCTGGGTGTCGAGTTGTTTTCGCGGCAGCGCAACAATATTCAGTTAACGACGGCTGGTGAAAAACTGATGCCTCTGGCGGAAAGTACGGTGCGTCTTGAACAGAAAATACGCCAGGAAGTCGCTGCGGAGGAGGGCCAAAGCCAGCAAATGGCTGTGGGTGCCACTCCCAACCTCTGGGACGGTTTTTTGCAACAGCAGATGGCGGGGTTGCTGGATCGGGTTGATGGCTTGTCGCTGACTGCCGTTGCTCATAGTAGCGGTAATCTGATTCGCCAGATCCTGGAGCGCACTCTGGATCTGGCATTTCTGTTTGATGCTCCGAAAGTGGATGAACTGACGACATTGGAAGTGGCGCATTTGCCCCTGTATCTGTGTTCGTCAGTGTCGGATGTGACGATCAGCGAAGCGCTTGACCATAGATACGTGCTGGTGGATTGGGGAACGGCCTTTCAAGCGCAGCATAATCGACAGCTGAAATTGACGAGTACGCCAGCGTTGCAAACCAATACCGGGAGGATTGCACTTGACTGTATCTTGTCGAGAGGCGGTGCAGCCTACCTTCCTTGGGGATTGATTGCCGGGGCTCTTGATCAGCAAAAGTTGTTTCTTGTCCAGGATGCTCCGGTCATTCCAAGAACCGTTTATGCCAGCTTTCACTCAAACGGTGGCAGCGAACATTTGATCGATACAGTGATCCGACAAATTGCTGCAGCTGAAACCAATACGCATCCTCTGGTTCACCATTTGGATGATGGAATAGGAACAGAGTCCTGA
- the maoP gene encoding DUF413 domain-containing protein: MSFASPKKYFDDRNFPRGFHRSGDFTRAQANILETLGTALKALHEGTQEPIDDAETHFVAVCHGTETAITDIEKSWCLYLSALRRKQVYFTASSAAVTDGVNETIDTDD, translated from the coding sequence ATGAGTTTTGCCAGCCCTAAAAAATACTTTGATGATCGCAACTTTCCGCGTGGTTTTCATCGTTCCGGTGACTTTACCCGCGCCCAGGCGAATATTCTTGAAACCCTCGGCACAGCCTTAAAGGCTCTGCACGAAGGCACTCAGGAGCCAATCGACGATGCCGAAACACATTTTGTTGCGGTCTGTCATGGAACGGAGACAGCCATTACCGATATTGAGAAATCCTGGTGTTTATACCTGTCAGCGTTACGCCGTAAACAAGTGTACTTTACTGCATCCTCTGCCGCAGTAACTGACGGCGTCAATGAAACCATCGACACTGATGACTAA
- a CDS encoding ATP-dependent zinc protease: MTKPALGYLEVLSLPDFGIQCHAKVDTGACSSSLHAEHINVFQRDDQDWVRFHVLFSREKMRIDQMCEAQVLARRRIASSNGSRSYRYVISTQVNIAGQQWPIELSLTHRGSMKYPMLLGREAISGRFVVDVEHTYLSK; the protein is encoded by the coding sequence ATGACTAAGCCAGCACTGGGCTACCTTGAAGTCCTGTCTCTTCCTGACTTTGGTATTCAATGTCACGCCAAGGTCGACACGGGCGCATGCTCCAGCAGTCTGCATGCGGAACATATCAATGTCTTCCAGCGTGACGACCAGGATTGGGTGCGCTTTCATGTGTTGTTCAGTCGTGAAAAAATGCGCATTGACCAAATGTGTGAAGCGCAGGTACTGGCCCGCAGACGCATTGCCAGCTCAAACGGCTCACGCAGCTATCGCTATGTTATCAGTACACAGGTTAATATCGCGGGCCAGCAATGGCCTATCGAACTCAGCCTTACCCACAGAGGCAGCATGAAGTATCCAATGCTCCTGGGCAGAGAAGCCATTAGCGGCCGCTTCGTCGTTGACGTTGAACACACCTATTTGAGCAAATAA
- the rimK gene encoding 30S ribosomal protein S6--L-glutamate ligase translates to MKIAILSRNPKLYSTRRLVEAGEQRGHEVTVFDTLHCYMNINSVEPSIHYQGNELKDYDAVIPRIGASITFYGTAVLRQFEMMGVYPLNESVAISRSRDKLRSMQLMSRKGIGLPVTGFAHSPDDIPDLISMVGGAPLVIKLLEGTQGIGVVLAETRKAAESVIEAFMGLKANIMVQEFIKEAGGADIRCFVVGDRVVAAMKRQAAEGEFRSNLHRGGSASLIKITPDERATAVRAARTMGLNVAGVDILRSNHGPVVMEVNSSPGIQGIEEATGIDVASKIMLFIEKNARINHTRTRGQG, encoded by the coding sequence ATGAAAATCGCGATTCTTTCGCGCAATCCAAAACTCTACTCGACACGACGCCTGGTAGAAGCTGGGGAGCAGCGAGGTCACGAAGTGACCGTATTCGATACTCTGCACTGCTATATGAATATCAATAGCGTAGAGCCGTCGATCCATTATCAGGGTAACGAGCTCAAGGACTATGACGCTGTAATACCGCGTATTGGTGCATCCATTACATTCTATGGCACCGCCGTGCTGCGCCAGTTTGAAATGATGGGCGTGTATCCGCTGAATGAATCCGTCGCCATCAGCCGCTCAAGAGACAAACTCAGATCCATGCAGTTAATGTCACGCAAAGGCATTGGCCTGCCAGTGACGGGATTCGCTCACAGCCCGGATGATATTCCAGATCTGATTTCAATGGTTGGTGGCGCACCACTGGTCATCAAGCTATTGGAAGGTACTCAGGGCATTGGTGTTGTACTGGCAGAAACCCGCAAAGCCGCAGAAAGCGTCATCGAAGCCTTTATGGGGCTGAAAGCCAATATCATGGTACAAGAATTTATCAAGGAAGCTGGCGGTGCAGACATCCGCTGTTTTGTAGTTGGCGACAGGGTCGTAGCGGCCATGAAACGCCAGGCAGCCGAAGGTGAATTTCGCTCCAATCTTCATCGCGGCGGCTCAGCCAGCCTGATCAAGATCACCCCTGACGAACGTGCAACAGCTGTTCGCGCTGCCCGTACCATGGGATTAAATGTGGCAGGTGTCGATATTTTACGGTCGAACCACGGCCCTGTCGTTATGGAAGTCAACTCCTCACCGGGTATTCAAGGAATTGAAGAGGCTACCGGCATTGATGTTGCCAGCAAAATCATGCTGTTTATCGAAAAAAATGCCCGGATTAATCACACCCGTACCCGCGGACAAGGCTAA
- a CDS encoding aspartate aminotransferase family protein, translated as MTAIMNTYGRLPVTFTSGKGSWLTDTDGKTYLDALCGIAVCGLGHAHPAISKTLTEQAGRLIHTSNLYGIERQQALADALVRISGMSNVFFSNSGAEANEAAIKIARKYGHQHGIHEPVIIVMSKAFHGRTLATLTATGNAKAQEGFGPLLSGFIRVPYNDLDTLTKVAGVNASNVVAVMLETVQGEGGLATASLEYLQGVRALCDQHKWLMMVDEVQTGNGRTGSYFSYQQLGFVPDVVTTAKGLGNGIPIGACLARGAAAEVLQPGSHGSTYGGNPLCSAVALSVVETIEADNLCANAREMGEYLATGFRQRLQNNPHLIDIRGRGLMMGLVMDRDCPELMARGLEYGILLNVTAGNVIRLLPALNLHKDDADKIIDIVCNLIDSLD; from the coding sequence ATGACTGCGATCATGAACACCTATGGCCGCCTGCCCGTTACTTTTACCTCAGGTAAAGGGAGTTGGCTGACAGATACCGATGGAAAGACCTACCTGGATGCCTTGTGCGGTATTGCCGTATGCGGACTAGGTCATGCCCACCCGGCTATCAGCAAAACACTGACTGAACAAGCTGGCCGCCTGATACACACGTCCAACCTCTACGGTATCGAGCGACAACAGGCACTGGCTGATGCGCTGGTGCGTATTTCCGGCATGAGCAATGTGTTCTTCTCCAATTCTGGTGCAGAAGCCAACGAAGCAGCCATCAAGATTGCCCGTAAATACGGTCATCAGCACGGTATTCATGAACCTGTCATTATCGTGATGAGCAAAGCATTTCACGGTCGAACGCTGGCGACCTTGACAGCCACTGGTAATGCCAAGGCGCAAGAAGGTTTTGGCCCGCTATTAAGTGGTTTTATCCGTGTCCCGTACAATGATCTGGATACCCTGACCAAAGTCGCTGGCGTCAATGCCAGTAATGTCGTGGCGGTGATGCTCGAAACCGTGCAAGGAGAAGGCGGTCTGGCAACCGCCAGCCTCGAATATCTGCAAGGAGTCCGGGCACTCTGCGACCAGCACAAATGGTTGATGATGGTCGATGAAGTCCAAACCGGTAACGGGCGTACAGGCAGCTATTTTTCATACCAACAACTTGGTTTTGTGCCCGACGTCGTCACAACCGCCAAAGGTCTGGGCAATGGAATTCCGATCGGTGCCTGTCTGGCTCGCGGTGCGGCGGCCGAAGTACTGCAGCCTGGCAGCCATGGCAGCACCTATGGCGGCAATCCGCTTTGCAGCGCCGTTGCCCTGTCGGTAGTAGAAACCATTGAAGCTGACAATCTCTGTGCCAACGCACGGGAAATGGGTGAATACCTGGCCACCGGGTTCCGCCAACGCCTGCAAAACAACCCTCATCTTATTGATATTCGCGGTCGAGGCCTGATGATGGGACTGGTGATGGATCGGGATTGCCCCGAGCTGATGGCCAGAGGTCTGGAATACGGCATCCTGCTGAATGTCACTGCAGGCAACGTCATCCGACTATTGCCAGCATTGAACCTCCATAAGGATGATGCCGACAAGATCATCGACATCGTGTGCAACCTGATTGATTCGCTAGATTGA